A segment of the Fusobacterium ulcerans genome:
AATCAAACAAGCTACATATTTTAAAATATCTGAAATTGGAAAGGATAATGAGTTTATAAAGATAGATAAACTTAATATTAATTCTTTTCATATAGATGTAAAAGATAAGATATTTGTTTTTAGCGGAGATATTAATCCTGGAGATGAAACTATAAAATTATCTAGATTATCTAAAGAAAGCAGAATTAAAACTCCATTTTTTAAGAATGTGGAGATTAGTATTGCTAGCATGGATGGAGATAACATAAATGTTAACAAATTTAACTTTATAGGATATGTGGCTAATTATTATGAAATATTTGATAATAAAGGTAATGGAAGATTTGAATTAGTAATTACACATAGAGAAAATTTTTATAATGAAAACTTAATAATAACAAGAAAAAATGAATTATTAGCTATTGCTAAATTTCCAAATAAAAAAGAAAAGTTATTAATTCCATTAAGTAAGGAAGAAGCTAAAAGAGAAGTACAAAAAGGATTTCAAACAGAAAATCTTTTATTTTCTTCAGCAGGAATAATATGTGCAGGAATAGGAATAACTGCTGGAGCAACTGCTTTAGCAGCTGGTGGTTTAACTGTTGCTGCCACAATAGGTGTAGGAGTAACAATTTTATATTGTGCTAATACTATTTTTAGTGGAATTCAATCTCTTCGTTTAGATTATATTGGAGATGATGAAGAACTAGTAAAGGATAATTGGAAAATAAATCCAATCAAATGGTCTTTTGGGGAGCTAATTAGTTATACTATAGGAGAAGATAAGAGAGCTATAGGTCATGCTGGATATTATTTATCTGAAATAGTTGTTGGAGGCATTGGGTTAAAAGATACTGCTAAATCATTGAGAGTAGCAAGTAATTTCAAGCATGTTAAAATATCAGGTTATCATCCAGTTTTAGGTAAAATGGCTGGGAGTACAAAGAAAATTAAAAAAGGTAGAGCAATATATAATGGCTTTCAATTAACTACTGGTGGATACAACTTAAAAATTCAGACAGAAGGTTTTAAAGAAAATAAAGAAAAAATAGCTAATTAAGGAGTGAAGATGAAAAAAAATAAATTATTAGAATTTATTAAAATTTTCTTTTGTTATGGCTATATTCCATGTTTAGTTACTATCACAATTTTCGATATTGTTACTGGAAGTAGTACTGATATAAAAAGATTATTGTTAGGCAGTTTTCCAATAGGCTTGATTATATTTATGCCTTTATTGTGTGCTTTGGAATATATGATAAAAGGATACATAAAAGAATTTAAAGTTTCTTCTGCTATGGGAAAAATCTTTTTAATATTAGGTATGGTATTAGTAGTATATGGTGTATATCAAAGAAGCCAGTTATTTAAGTAAGAAAAGATAGGATTTATTTTAATTGTTTTTCTGATATAATATCCTTAAAATATAAATACAAAATAAAAAAATGTGATATGATGTTTATGAAATAGTATGAATTTTGTTATTCTTAAAATACTCCAGCTTTTTCAGTTTTTTCAAAAGAGGAAAAATGGAAAAAAGAACTTGAAAGTGCAGAAAAGATATATGGAATGCTTCCAGAAGAGCAGGAAAAAGAATTCATGAAGCTATGGCTTGAATTTGAGAATATGGAAACTAAAGAAGCAAAGTTTGCTAATACTTTTGATAGATTCCAAGGGTTTATACAAAACCTTACTTCTGATGGGCATACATGGAAGAAGTTCAGTGCTACAAAAGAAATGGTGCTGAAGAGAATGTCACCTATAGTTGAGTATGCACCACAGCTTTTCCATGAGTTTGTGATGCCGGAAGTGCAGAAGTATATTGATAAAGGGATTATAAAGGAATAACTCAATATAATTTTTTTGAAAAATAAACAGCAATTTTAAAAGGTCAGGGAAAAATCTCTGACCTCATTTTTTTAATAATCAAGCATAAAATTTTTTAATTTTTTCTTTATTCTTTGAATACAGTTGTCTATTGATTTAACATCCCGTCCAGTCATTTCAGCTATTTCAATATATGTCATTTCAGCAATAAGATACTCAAAAATCTCATTTTCCATTGGGCTCAAATGAGTTCTTAAATATCTGTTCACATATTCCATCTTTTCCTTTCCAAGACATAATTCTTCTGGAGAATGAAACATAAAGGATTGATGAGTATATGTAATATTAGGTTCTCCTTCACTTTCAGCTTGAATAGATATAGCCATATTGAGAATTTTATTTTTTCTGGAGTTGGAATTTTTTAGAACGGTTATCAGATGACGCTTTATACACAAGAGTGCAAAGGTCTTAAAAGAAGCTGTCTTGTTTTCATCATAGGCATTGATTGCTTTAAAAAGTCCAATCATAGCTTCCTGCATCACATCATCTTTATCCCCACCATAAAAAAAATACTTTTTAGTTCTGTAAAGGATAATTCTCTTCAAACTTTGAAAAATTTCAATAAAAGCTTTGTCATCACCATTTTTTGCATCTTTGATTTTTTTGTTGTCCATTTTCTTTTCCTCCTGAGTTCTAAAATTTCTGTAATGATAGTAAAAAGATTTTTAAAATATGAACATCATTGCATATATAAAAAAAGCATATACTAAAACTTAATTAGTATATGTTTGGCTATACAGTGATTTTAGTTTCTTCCTTTAAAAATTATTTTTAATAAATATAAGAAAATTAATATGAACTGCAAAAACATTTGAATGGCAACATAAAAAGCATTCAAAAAAAGGAACTGAATTATAAATTTAGAGAATTAAAAAAGCATTAAAAATTCACAAAAATAAATACATAATCCAACAAAAAACAATGATAGTCCAAAAAGACAAAATAAGAAGAATAAAAGAACTTTCATAAAAACTCCCCTGTTTTAATTGATATTTTACTAAGGTTATTCTAAAAAAAATGTTAAAACTCCTTTATTTTTTATATGAAATAAATATTATTTTTAAAAATATTTAATAAGTTTATAAAAATTGATATCAATTAATCAAAAAATTATAATATTAAATATCAATAAATTTTGCCAGTTCTGAAAGAAATGTTAATTTTACAATGCTGAAGGGGAGAAAAATTAATCAAGATACATGAATTAATATTAAGGGGAAGAAAATCTTTATAAAAAGGTTTGGTTATAAAATAGAGTTGTATTGAAATTAAAATATGAAGTAAAAGTAATAAGAAAGGGTAAAAATAAAATTTAATATAAAAAGTAAGTTTATGATTAAAGATGGGCGAAGACAATTAAAAATCTATGGATAAATCAATTATCAGTAGCTTTTTTTATTGCTCCAAAAAATAAAAAAGCCTAGTCATTTCTTGGTCGTACACTAGGCAGACGACATTCTGATAATTTTATATCATATTTTATTTTCTCTGTCAATAGTATTTTTAAATTTTTTTGAAAATTTTTTATAAAGATAATACTTGGGTTTTAACAAGTCATGAGCTAAACAATTCAGCATATTTATTTGTAATAAAAGACAGGACTTTTAATTTTCAAAATAAATATTTGTAAAGTGTATCTATCAATTATTTTTCTTAGCTGTTATAAAGTATCTCTTCAATAAATTTAAATATGCAGAAATAATTCTTTATATTTCAAGTAATTGATTTTATTGCAGTATTTCCTTGGCAGTATTTTCATCTATTACCAGATGTGTTATAATACCAGTTTTTAAAGCTCCTATAACGGCATCTTTACTTGTTTTTGAAGAACATAGTCCAATTACATGCTCTATCTTTCTCAAGTCATCTAAAGGTATTTCAATAGAGAAATCACTCTCTCCAGTGATGAATTTACCATTTATATCATAATAATAAGAGAGTATATTTCCAATAGCTTTTCCTTTTTGGAGATTGTCTCCAAATCTTGAAGCAGTAGCAAGGTCAGGAACTGATGGATGGTTTCCTATACTAAGGACAGCAACATCCAGTTTTTCCCATAATCTCTTTATATCCTTGTAATTTTCAATGTTGATAAATAGATTTTTTTCCTGCTCAGTAGCTAGAAAAGCAGGTGCAAAAAGATAATAAGGCTTTAGGAAAGTCATCTGTGAGAATATTCTTACCAGCTCATTTGAATGAAAATCTTTAGTAGGCATAGAGATATTACCAACTAGAGGGCACACATAACCTTCAAGCTCCATCTTTTTTTCTGAAACTTCAAGCTTCTGAACCAGATCACCAATATTTTTTCCCCATCCAAGTCCAAATTTTCTATACTTTTTAAGATCATTACTCATATATGATATTACATTATTCAATATTACCTGATCAGTAAGATAATCTGTATCAGCTTGAGGAATAACCATTCCCCCTTCAATATTGTATTTTTTCTTGATCTCTTCCATAAGAAAATCATTGCTTACAAATGGAGAATTTATCTGAATAGTAACTATACCTGCTTCCTTTGCATCAGCAAGCATCTTACTCACAAGAGGACGAGATACCCCTAGTCTCTTGGCTATCTCATTTTGAGTAAGGTCTTCTTCATAATACATTTTGGCTATTTCCACCATTTTCTGAGTTTTTACATTATCATCTAACATATGTTTCCTCCAAATTTGCAGATTAGTCTTCAATATAGACAGTGCTGAAGTCATGAAGAGTAACTGGATGGATATTTAATCCTTTTATATTTTTCTGAGCTCCAACAGCTAATATTCTGTTATAAAGCATAATGTCAGGAGCATCATCCACTATTAATAATTGAATTTCTTCATAAAGTTTCTTTCTTTCTTCTGGGTCAGTAGTCATTTTAGCTTTATCTAAAAGCTCGTCAACTTTAGGATTTTCATAGAAATCTCTGTTACCAGCTCCACCTTTTGCAGATGAATGATACATTGCATAAAGTCCATAGTCAGCATCTCCTGTTACTACTCCCCATGAACCTAAGAAAAGGTCATGTCTTCCTTTTTCAGTAGCATCCCAGTAAGCACTTACCTCTACTACATCTATTCTTAAATCAATGCCAATTTCTTTCAGATAAGCTTGAAGTATTTCAGCAGTCTGTGTATTAGCTTCTCCTCCAAATACAAGGATGCTTGTTTTGAATCCATTTTCATATCCAGCTTCTTTCATCAGTTCACGAGCTTTTTCTACATTATACTCATAATTTTTAGTTTTATCAGTAAATCCGAATACCCCTGGTGCTATAGGTGAAGTAGCTATTTTACCGCTTCCATTAAGGATAACATCAACGATAGCTTGCTTATCTACAGCATAGTTTATAGCTTTTCTTACTCTTACATCATTCAATGGAGTTTTTTGAGTATTCATTCCAACATATGAGTAAGAGATTGAAGGTTTTGTTATAAGTTGTAATTTAGGATTGTTTTTTATAGTATTTTCATCTACTGAACTTACAGATATAGAGATATCAATTTCTCCAGTTTCCAGTCCAATAGTTCTGTTTGAAGCTTCTACAATATTTTTGAATACTATGTATTTAAGTCCATTCTTTTTATCAAAGTAATCTTCATTCTTTTCAAGAGTAAGGCTGTCACCAGGCACCCATTCTTTAAATTTGTAGCTTCCAGTACCAATAGGGTGATCTTTAAAGCTTTGCTCATCTTCAGTTAATAATTTTTTGCTCACAATACCCAGTGCAGGGTGAGAAAGATGTGCAAGTAATGGACCAAAAGGTGTCTTTGTAACAATATTTACAGTGTAGTCATCTACTACCTCTACTTTTTCAATAGGAGGAAGTACAAAGGCTATTCTAGGTGAGTTTGCCATTCTTTCAAATGAGAATTTGACATCTTCAGCAGTAAAATCATATCCATTGTGGAATTTTACTCCTTTTCTCAACTTAAACTGCATAGTTCTGTCATCTATCTGCTCCCATGATTCAGCCAGTCCAGGAAGTATATTCATATCTCCATCTGACTCTACCAGTCTTGAATAGATAAGCTTATTGGCTCTCAATGAGAAACCATCATTTCCCTGATGTACATCTAGTGATTTAGGCTCTCCGTCTTGAGCAATTATTAATTTTTCTTTTACAGGTTTTGAAGCAGTTTGTTCTTTGTCATCTGAACATGATGTAAACAGTACTGTACAGCTTAGCAGTATCATAAGTAGTTTTTTAAACATAAAGAAATCTCTCCTTTTCATTTTTATTATATTATAATGGTAAACATTGAAAAAAACAATTACTAAATATGGTATCTCAATTTTATCTACCTCCTTCCAAAAAAAGAAATTTTATGTATTTAAATTATATACTGGAAAAAATATGGAATTCATTTTTTTTAAAATAAAAATATAGCTAAAAGAGCTTTTTCAGATAATTTTTTCAACTAATCAAAGAAAAAATAAAAGTATAAAAATATTAAATTCAAATAAAAATATAATAAAAAATTAAAAAAAATTTCATTTTTAAAATTAATATATTATACTATGGATATAAAAAGAACTTAAGGAATATATAATAAAATAATCTGAGAGGAGTTAAGATGTCTGAGAAAAATTTTAAATATATGGAGAGAATATTTAAAAGGAAAATAAAAATGATATTGAGAATAATAGGGATATCTTTAATAGCAGGGACAATATCCTTATCAATGACAGAAGAAGAGATAAAAAAGAAAGCTGAGGAATTTAGAACAGAGGAATACTACTATATGGGCAGTGGAAAAGGAAATAGCCCATTAGATACAATAAATGCAGCAGAGGCTTATGCACAGGGATATACAGGAAAAGGAGTTACTTTAGGGATAGTAGATCGATATGTGAATCTATCTCATAGAGAATTTTTGAATAAAGATAATTCCTATGTAATAGGGGAAGTG
Coding sequences within it:
- a CDS encoding HD domain-containing protein; translation: MYGMLPEEQEKEFMKLWLEFENMETKEAKFANTFDRFQGFIQNLTSDGHTWKKFSATKEMVLKRMSPIVEYAPQLFHEFVMPEVQKYIDKGIIKE
- a CDS encoding sigma-70 family RNA polymerase sigma factor, with amino-acid sequence MDNKKIKDAKNGDDKAFIEIFQSLKRIILYRTKKYFFYGGDKDDVMQEAMIGLFKAINAYDENKTASFKTFALLCIKRHLITVLKNSNSRKNKILNMAISIQAESEGEPNITYTHQSFMFHSPEELCLGKEKMEYVNRYLRTHLSPMENEIFEYLIAEMTYIEIAEMTGRDVKSIDNCIQRIKKKLKNFMLDY
- a CDS encoding sugar-binding transcriptional regulator: MLDDNVKTQKMVEIAKMYYEEDLTQNEIAKRLGVSRPLVSKMLADAKEAGIVTIQINSPFVSNDFLMEEIKKKYNIEGGMVIPQADTDYLTDQVILNNVISYMSNDLKKYRKFGLGWGKNIGDLVQKLEVSEKKMELEGYVCPLVGNISMPTKDFHSNELVRIFSQMTFLKPYYLFAPAFLATEQEKNLFINIENYKDIKRLWEKLDVAVLSIGNHPSVPDLATASRFGDNLQKGKAIGNILSYYYDINGKFITGESDFSIEIPLDDLRKIEHVIGLCSSKTSKDAVIGALKTGIITHLVIDENTAKEILQ
- a CDS encoding glutathione ABC transporter substrate-binding protein, whose protein sequence is MFKKLLMILLSCTVLFTSCSDDKEQTASKPVKEKLIIAQDGEPKSLDVHQGNDGFSLRANKLIYSRLVESDGDMNILPGLAESWEQIDDRTMQFKLRKGVKFHNGYDFTAEDVKFSFERMANSPRIAFVLPPIEKVEVVDDYTVNIVTKTPFGPLLAHLSHPALGIVSKKLLTEDEQSFKDHPIGTGSYKFKEWVPGDSLTLEKNEDYFDKKNGLKYIVFKNIVEASNRTIGLETGEIDISISVSSVDENTIKNNPKLQLITKPSISYSYVGMNTQKTPLNDVRVRKAINYAVDKQAIVDVILNGSGKIATSPIAPGVFGFTDKTKNYEYNVEKARELMKEAGYENGFKTSILVFGGEANTQTAEILQAYLKEIGIDLRIDVVEVSAYWDATEKGRHDLFLGSWGVVTGDADYGLYAMYHSSAKGGAGNRDFYENPKVDELLDKAKMTTDPEERKKLYEEIQLLIVDDAPDIMLYNRILAVGAQKNIKGLNIHPVTLHDFSTVYIED